The Homalodisca vitripennis isolate AUS2020 unplaced genomic scaffold, UT_GWSS_2.1 ScUCBcl_4708;HRSCAF=11055, whole genome shotgun sequence genome window below encodes:
- the LOC124373045 gene encoding lipase member H-like, with amino-acid sequence MIYKMAALLCAFFIFDISYKRIPNCGIGNATKCRNRRLPRSLRNFNPELDVHFYLFTKYNPYEAHEIFPEKPSTLFISHFDFNKTTKILIHGWKNTGNSTFSLTLRNAYIAHMSVNVIIVDWHKLSHHSYRQSRRFMDLVAVRIAQLYDFLRQYVARETIHVIGHSLGAHVAGIVGEIVKMGKIYRITGLDPAGPLINKHVTNGRLDKLDAQFVDVIHTSGFALGFYSPLGHADFYPNRGVPIQPGCGVDVVGKCSHRRSYHLFKESISRQSQFMAAPCPSWRQFRQHKCYSQWHRMGEHVEYGIEGKFYLQTGDTPPYGLVVPEERLLRLQLKLSRDSYE; translated from the exons ATGATTTACAAGATGGCAGCTCTGTTGTGTGCCTTTTTCATATTTGACATTAGTTACAAAAGAATCCCAAACTGTGGAATAG GTAACGCTACCAAATGTAGAAACAGAAGGTTGCCAAGATCTCTTAGAAATTTTAACCCAGAACTTGATGTCCATTTCTATCTCTTTACCAA ATATAACCCTTATGAAGCGCACGAGATTTTTCCAGAGAAACCATCAACATTATTCATTTCACATTTTGATTTCAACAAAACTACAAAAATCCTGATTCATGGATGGAAAAACACTGGAAATTCAACTTTTAGCTTGACTTTGAGAAATG CATATATTGCCCACATGAGTGTGAATGTGATCATTGTGGACTGGCACAAGTTGTCTCACCACTCATACCGTCAATCTCGTCGGTTCATGGATCTCGTGGCGGTCAGGATAGCTCAACTGTACGATTTCCTGCGGCAGTACGTAGCGAGGGAGACCATCCACGTTATCGGTCACAGCCTCGGAGCTCATGTGGCCGGTATCGTGGGGGAGATTGTCAAAATGGGAAAAATCTACAGGATTACAG GGTTAGATCCAGCCGGACCTCTGATTAACAAGCATGTGACCAATGGAAGACTGGACAAGTTAGACGCCCAGTTTGTAGATGTGATTCACACCAGTGGCTTTGCTCTCGGGTTCTATTCTCCACTGGGACACGCAGACTTTTACCCAAACAGAGGAGTGCCTATACAGCCTGGCTGTGGTGTCGATGTTGTTG GAAAATGCAGCCACCGAAGGTCATATCATCTGTTCAAGGAATCCATATCAAGGCAATCTCAGTTTATGGCAGCTCCATGTCCAAGTTGGAGACAGTTTAGACAGCACAAGTGTTACTCCCAATGGCATCGTATGGGGGAACATGTTGAGTATGg GATTGAAGGAAAGTTTTATCTGCAGACAGGCGATACTCCCCCTTATGGCCTCGTGGTACCAGAAGAACGTTTACTGCGTTTACAACTAAAACTGTCTAGGGACTCATATGAG